In Phaseolus vulgaris cultivar G19833 chromosome 10, P. vulgaris v2.0, whole genome shotgun sequence, a single genomic region encodes these proteins:
- the LOC137818353 gene encoding proteasome subunit alpha type-4, giving the protein MSRRYDSRTTIFSPEGRLYQVEYAMEAIGNAGTAIGILSKDGVVLVGEKKVTSKLLQTSTSTEKMYKIDDHVACAVAGIMSDANILINTARVQAQRYTYAYQEPMPVEQLVQSLCDTKQGYTQFGGLRPFGVSFLFAGWDKNYGFQLYMSDPSGNYGGWKAGAIGANNQAAQSILKQDYKDDITREEAVQLALKVLSKTMDSTSLTSDKLELAEVFLSPSGKVKYEVCSAESLTKLLVKFGVTQPATDTA; this is encoded by the coding sequence ATGTCTCGAAGATATGATAGCCGAACAACAATCTTCTCTCCGGAAGGACGTCTTTACCAAGTGGAATATGCAATGGAAGCTATTGGGAATGCCGGTACTGCAATAGGGATCTTATCGAAAGATGGAGTTGTGTTGGTTGGTGAAAAAAAGGTCACATCCAAGCTGCTTCAAACCTCAACCTCCACTGAGAAAATGTACAAGATTGATGATCATGTTGCATGTGCTGTGGCTGGGATAATGTCTGATGCCAACATTCTAATCAATACTGCAAGGGTCCAAGCACAACGCTACACTTATGCTTATCAAGAGCCAATGCCAGTTGAGCAGCTAGTTCAGTCTCTCTGTGATACAAAGCAAGGTTACACCCAATTTGGTGGTCTTCGGCCATTTGGGGTCTCATTTCTGTTTGCAGGATGGGACAAAAACTATGGCTTTCAGCTTTACATGAGTGACCCTAGTGGAAATTATGGTGGCTGGAAAGCTGGAGCCATTGGGGCAAATAACCAGGCAGCACAATCAATTCTGAAACAGGACTACAAGGATGATATCACAAGAGAAGAAGCAGTTCAACTTGCATTGAAGGTTTTAAGTAAAACCATGGACAGCACAAGTCTGACTTCAGATAAGCTTGAACTTGCTGAGGTTTTTCTGTCACCCTCTGGTAAAGTAAAGTATGAAGTTTGCTCCGCAGAGTCCCTCACTAAGCTGTTGGTGAAGTTTGGTGTAACCCAACCTGCAACTGACACTGCCTAG